From the Tripterygium wilfordii isolate XIE 37 chromosome 6, ASM1340144v1, whole genome shotgun sequence genome, one window contains:
- the LOC120000975 gene encoding uncharacterized protein LOC120000975, with product MASRVFSALKRGFLRPQSSSFMNFRSQVLIFNRTSSCINPPPLIHRLIDVKFMHHGSHREDKEREWERRMDSISAGIAEVHKMNYSPEANAKLEELMRQVENAKAALNQSTKDWKLGYEDLRQKIGKETKAFFDESIDIFELIVRSALAIVLILSTVMMIVLFCKCVVGIFKL from the exons ATGGCGTCTAGAGTTTTTTCAGCCCTTAAAAGGGGGTTTTTAAGGCCACAGTCGTCGTCGTTTATGAATTTCAGATCTCAAGTCCTCATCTTCAACCGTACATCTTCTTGTATTAATCCACCACCGCTGATCCACAGATTGATTGATGTCAAATTTATGCATCATGGCTCACACAGAGAAGATAAg GAACGCGAATGGGAGCGTAGAATGGACAGCATAAGTGCTGGGATTGCTGAAGTGCATAAGATGAACTATTCCCCCGAAGCCAATGCTAAATTGGAGGAATTGATGCGTCAAGTAGAGAATGCAAAGGCTGCCCTTAACCAATCT ACAAAAGATTGGAAACTGGGATATGAAGATCTACGACAAAAGATTGGAAAGGAGACAAAGGCTTTCTTCGATGAATCAATTGACATATTTGAGTTAATCGTGCGCTCTGCGCTTGCTATTGTGCTAATTCTGTCGACTGTGATGATGATTGTACTTTTCTGTAAGTGTGTTGTAGGTATCTTTAAGCTATGA
- the LOC120001075 gene encoding clathrin coat assembly protein AP180-like, with translation MPSKLRKALGAVKDQTSISLAKVSGTSASNLEVLILKATRHDDAPIDERYVSEVLQLISTSKVYAAACAQAIGKRIGRTRNWIVALKSLMLVLRIFQDGDPYFPREVLHAMKRGSKILNLSSFRDDSNTSPWDHTAFVRTFGLYLDERLDCFLTGKLQRRFTKKDRQNSIPRSRRANEPVRDMKPAMLLHKISYWQKLLDRAIGTRPTGAAKTNRLVNISLYAIVRESFDLYRDISDALALLLDSFFHLQYQSCVTAFQTCVKASKQFEELCSFYDLCKSIGVGRTSEYPSVQKISDELVETLQEFLKDQSNFPNSNGRSPSSNLLTAPSPARDPSSRDQSPEPSERASEYDSQCTSLEDLMSVTDGGTSPSPSMELYLDMSERLSQRDDTISETGSTSNQSQLVAYQQPIEGLDFLSFDDWPQEDQTGDQENGDQTSSSVCWDLVLPEPADVANGFAPSNTMTDFSDQTSIPDQPYNPFLQDTIEIPEIVTHVSDHVAFPVPDMFSIAPTFQASPAPSAENSNEALSFQTKDDPFAPWPAEMANGDVSNGVADQQNVLQEQQLWLQQQEKIIAKYMS, from the coding sequence ATGCCAAGCAAGCTGAGGAAGGCACTTGGGGCCGTGAAGGATCAAACCAGCATAAGCCTAGCAAAAGTGTCTGGAACCAGTGCTTCAAACCTTGAAGTTTTGATCCTGAAAGCAACAAGACATGATGATGCGCCCATTGATGAACGTTATGTGAGTGAAGTCCTCCAATTGATATCCACCAGCAAAGTTTACGCGGCGGCTTGTGCGCAAGCAATTGGTAAACGAATAGGGAGGACAAGGAATTGGATTGTGGCCTTAAAATCTCTAATGCTTGTGCTACGAATTTTCCAAGATGGGGATCCTTATTTTCCTAGAGAGGTTCTTCACGCAATGAAGCGCGGGTCGAAAATTCTTAACCTTTCAAGCTTTAGAGATGATTCCAACACAAGTCCCTGGGATCACACTGCCTTTGTTAGGACATTTGGTTTGTATCTTGATGAGCGATTGGATTGCTTTCTTACTGGGAAGCTTCAGAGAAGATTCACCAAGAAAGACAGGCAAAACAGCATTCCTAGAAGCAGGCGTGCTAACGAGCCTGTTCGAGACATGAAACCAGCAATGCTGCTGCACAAGATCTCTTATTGGCAAAAACTGCTTGATAGAGCAATTGGGACCAGACCAACTGGCGCAGCCAAGACAAACAGGCTAGTTAACATTTCCCTTTACGCGATTGTGCGAGAAAGTTTCGATCTTTATCGAGATATTTCGGATGCATTAGCACTGCTTTTGGATAGTTTCTTTCATTTGCAGTATCAATCATGTGTTACTGCATTTCAAACATGCGTCAAAGCCTCGAAACAATTCGAAGAGCTTTGTTCATTCTATGATTTGTGTAAAAGCATTGGAGTTGGGAGAACCTCAGAGTACCCAAGTGTGCAAAAGATATCAGATGAACTTGTGGAGACATTACAAGAGTTCTTGAAAGACCAATCCAATTTCCCTAATTCAAATGGGAGATCTCCATCTTCAAATTTGCTTACTGCTCCCTCGCCGGCAAGAGATCCCTCTTCGCGAGACCAGTCGCCGGAACCATCAGAGAGGGCATCAGAGTATGATTCACAATGTACATCACTGGAGGACCTTATGAGTGTCACTGATGGAGGGACAAGTCCATCTCCATCAATGGAGCTTTATCTAGATATGTCTGAAAGATTATCTCAAAGAGATGATACAATCAGTGAAACTGGAAGCACCTCAAACCAATCACAATTAGTTGCTTATCAACAGCCGATTGAGGGATTAGATTTTTTGTCTTTCGATGACTGGCCACAAGAAGATCAAACAGGGGACCAAGAAAATGGAGATCAAACTTCTTCATCAGTGTGTTGGGATCTTGTGCTTCCAGAGCCTGCTGATGTAGCTAATGGGTTCGCACCCTCCAACACCATGACCGATTTTTCTGATCAAACTTCAATACCTGATCAGCCATACAATCCATTTCTGCAAGATACAATAGAGATACCTGAAATTGTCACGCATGTTAGTGATCATGTTGCGTTTCCTGTCCCCGATATGTTCTCCATTGCACCCACATTTCAGGCTAGTCCAGCACCATCTGCGGAGAATTCTAATGAGGCACTGTCATTTCAAACTAAAGATGACCCATTCGCGCCATGGCCTGCTGAAATGGCTAATGGAGATGTATCTAATGGTGTTGCGGACCAGCAGAATGTATTGCAAGAACAGCAACTATGGCTGCAACAACAGGAGAAGATTATAGCCAAGTACATGTCTTGA
- the LOC120000942 gene encoding armadillo repeat-containing protein 3, which produces MHSTAPTTTANTLPSPPPSSGQPQTLLDLITGVLSALLLSSLSVGSFVGRWQVIRSKLSSLQSSLSSLSESPHWSQNPLLHTLLPSILSTLQRLHSLAEQCTLSSFAGGKLLMQSDLDSASSSLSNHLHDLDLLLRSGVLHQSTAIVLSQPGPDSAKEDLGFFIRDLFTRLQIGGVEYKKKALESLLQLLKGDEKSAGVVAKEGNVGYLVSLLDVNSHPLIRELAVLAVSLLASSSDESRKIVFEEGGLGPLLRILETGSMVLKENSAIAVEALTADPENAWAISAYSGVSVLTEACRSGSQATQTHAVGALRNVAPVEDIKMALAEEGAVPVLLHILDTGTNAAQERAGNCIAVLASSGEYFRSQIIQERGLQRLMHLIQELSSSDTIEHILRAISFLSVSDSVARVLSSSTIFIIQLSEFIKHGHIFLQQIAASLLANLSISDGNKRSIPSCMGSLVKLMESPKPAGLQEAATNALVSLLTVRSNRKELVRDEKSVTRLVQMLDPTNELIIKKFPVMVAAAILSGGSQGCRKRLMAAGAYRHLQKLAEMEIAGAKKALQRLSPNKLRSIFSRTWRE; this is translated from the coding sequence ATGCATTCCACCGCCCCCACCACCACCGCAAACACACTACCGTCGCCACCGCCATCTTCCGGTCAGCCGCAGACACTGCTGGACCTGATTACCGGCGTCCTTTCTGCCCTCCTTCTATCCTCTCTCTCCGTCGGATCCTTCGTGGGAAGGTGGCAAGTGATTCGATCGAAGCTTTCCTCTCTCCAGTCCTCCCTCTCTTCATTGTCAGAGTCTCCTCACTGGTCTCAGAATCCTCTCCTTCACACACTCCTACCTTCCATCCTCTCAACTCTCCAGCGTCTTCACTCGCTCGCTGAACAATGTACCCTCTCCTCTTTCGCTGGCGGCAAGCTTCTCATGCAGAGCGACCTCGACAGCGCCTCCTCCTCCCTCTCTAATCACCTCCACGATCTCGATTTGCTGCTCAGATCTGGCGTACTCCATCAATCGACTGCCATTGTTCTCTCTCAGCCTGGTCCTGATTCAGCCAAAGAGGACTTAGGGTTTTTTATCAGGGATCTCTTCACCAGATTGCAAATTGGAGGTGTTGAGTACAAGAAGAAGGCTCTAGAATCACTCCTTCAGTTATTGAAGGGCGATGAGAAATCTGCCGGTGTGGTTGCTAAAGAAGGAAACGTTGGGTATTTGGTTAGTTTACTTGATGTAAACAGCCATCCATTGATTCGTGAACTAGCGGTTTTGGCAGTTTCTTTGCTTGCCTCATCAAGTGATGAGTCCAGGAAGATTGTGTTTGAGGAGGGAGGCTTGGGTCCTCTGTTGAGAATCCTTGAGACAGGGTCCATGGTCTTGAAAGAAAATTCCGCAATTGCGGTGGAGGCCCTCACAGCAGATCCAGAAAACGCCTGGGCTATTTCGGCGTACAGTGGTGTCTCCGTGTTGACCGAAGCTTGCCGATCTGGATCTCAAGCAACGCAGACACATGCAGTAGGCGCCTTAAGGAATGTTGCACCAGTGGAGGATATCAAGATGGCCTTAGCAGAGGAAGGAGCGGTTCCTGTTTTGCTGCATATACTCGATACTGGCACCAATGCTGCCCAAGAAAGGGCCGGAAATTGTATAGCAGTTCTCGCCTCTTCTGGTGAGTACTTCCGATCGCAAATAATACAAGAAAGGGGATTACAGAGGTTAATGCATTTGATTCAGGAATTATCAAGTTCAGACACTATAGAGCACATTCTGCGTGCGATTAGCTTTCTTTCAGTGTCAGATTCCGTGGCTAGAGTTCTCTCGTCTTCCACTATCTTCATAATCCAACTCAGTGAATTCATTAAGCACGGCCACATATTTTTGCAGCAAATAGCGGCCTCACTGTTGGCTAATCTATCAATAAGCGATGGCAACAAGCGGTCTATTCCTAGTTGTATGGGTTCATTGGTTAAATTAATGGAGTCGCCGAAGCCGGCAGGGTTGCAAGAGGCTGCCACAAACGCTCTCGTTTCGTTATTGACGGTGAGATCGAACCGAAAAGAGTTGGTGAGGGATGAGAAAAGCGTTACGCGATTGGTCCAGATGTTGGATCCGACGAACGAGTTGATAATCAAGAAGTTTCCAGTAATGGTGGCTGCAGCAATATTGAGCGGAGGGAGCCAGGGGTGTCGGAAGAGGCTGATGGCTGCCGGAGCTTATCGGCATTTGCAAAAATTAGCTGAGATGGAGATCGCCGGAGCTAAGAAGGCCTTGCAGAGACTTTCACCGAACAAGCTCCGGAGCATTTTCAGCCGGACATGGAGGGAATAA
- the LOC119999727 gene encoding uncharacterized protein LOC119999727 isoform X1 translates to MVNKPWKIIARPLLETVLNNHAQHHRVPQPLILHGPRGVGKTTLILERLLEDWNKGPHLTGYVDFAQSIEEHHPQHNKSFPWASWSNCEPPTLLDCRSQLETCLESMAHKGIQLGTISSQQVFSSINKWYGLSNALRRILQSNSTSKTALSEKVSSSTLWNRALFALSARSNAAEIDAILGLENNAKSLSIEEASYFREAVVALRLAKEVIKLQQGWRANAIAHLNRTGGFSRSLANSCTDWPLLLLELLSQAAEIDYFQPKLVINNIEVLQSAILADDSMVRGSLYHDSLIWRIIALGANERCLPVVLITSDSYYSYKAYIDFGFPDIFISRESFGWTPQEAKMHMVPHYFSHSEWTIIAEVLGPNARHLFELYALKQSSHYQKLIDDKASTFEDIIDIYLAYLQVAVVNPAMDKALEMLQKFAVDAHKGRISKDKLRFGAPWRHPPQTDNPTLCLEWAKLQLMDFVQTLVNTEFGVNYLADCSLEIFDDPSAVALLEVGLLYAQRDPSIIRPISRGIQRCLVRWLVQERMQMSFTDLLQFLWQCILRGRSYRHLMLQAGYK, encoded by the exons ATGGTGAACAAGCCATGGAAGATAATAGCGAGACCATTGTTAGAGACAGTCCTAAACAACCATGCACAGCACCACCGCGTTCCTCAACCTCTCATCCTCCATGGCCCCCGTGGAGTTGGCAAAACCACGCTCATCCTTGAAC GTCTGCTTGAAGACTGGAACAAAGGGCCGCACCTCACTGGTTATGTGGATTTCGCTCAATCAATCGAAGAACACCATCCGCAACACAATAAGTCGTTTCCTTGGGCGTCCTGGTCCAACTGTGAGCCGCCAACGCTCTTGGATTGCCGATCCCAACTCGAGACCTGTCTTGAATCAATGGCGCATAAAGGCATCCAGCTCGGCACCATAAGCTCCCAGCAGGTCTTCTCCTCTATCAACAAATGGTACGGTCTTAGTAACGCTCTACGTAGGATACTCCAAAGTAACAGCACTTCCAAAACGGCGTTGTCGGAGAAGGTATCGAGTTCAACACTTTGGAACCGTGCGTTGTTCGCGCTATCTGCTCGATCAAATGCCGCAGAGATTGATGCTATTCTGGGATTGGAAAATAACGCGAAGAGTTTGTCAATTGAAGAGGCTTCCTATTTCAGGGAGGCAGTTGTGGCGTTGAGGTTGGCAAAGGAGGTGATTAAGTTGCAGCAAGGGTGGAGGGCTAATGCAATCGCTCACTTGAACAGGACGGGTGGGTTTTCTAGGTCGTTAGCAAATTCCTGTACCGATTGGCCTTTATTATTGCTAGAATTACTATCGCAAGCGGCAGAGATTGATTACTTTCAG CCGAAGTTGGTAATAAACAATATTGAAGTTCTTCAGAGTGCAATTCTGGCAGATGATTCAATGGTCCGTGGATCACTGTATCATGACAGTCTGATATGGAGAATTATTGCTTTGGGTGCAAATGAGAGGTGCCTGCCAGTGGTACTCATCACATCTGATAG CTACTATTCATACAAAGCCTACATAGATTTTGGATTTCCCGACATTTTCATCTCTCGTGAG TCCTTTGGATGGACTCCACAGGAAGCTAAAATGCATATGGTTCCTCATTACTTTAGTCATTCTGAG TGGACAATAATTGCTGAGGTGCTTGGGCCAAATGCTCGACATCTATTTGAGCTGTATGCACTGAAACAGAGCAGTCATTACCAGAA GCTGATTGATGACAAGGCCAGTACATTCGAAGACATAATAGACATTTATTTGGCATATTTGCAA GTTGCAGTGGTGAATCCTGCCATGGATAAAGCATTGGAAATGTTGCAAAAGTTTGCCGTTGATGCACACAAAGGCAGAATCTCGAAAGATAAATTACGGTTTGGTGCTCCTTGGAGGCATCCACCTCAGACAGACAATCCAACCTTGTGCCTTGAATGGGCTAAGCTTCAACTGATGGATTTTGTTCAGACTCTAGTAAATACAGAATTTGGG GTTAATTACCTAGCTGACTGTAGCCTAGAGATCTTCGATGATCCTTCTGCTGTTGCATTATTAGAg GTTGGTCTGCTATATGCACAACGGGATCCATCTATCATTCGCCCAATATCTAGAGGTATTCAAAGGTGTCTTGTCAGATG GCTTGTCCAAGAGCGAATGCAAATGAGTTTTACAGACTTGCTTCAGTTTCTATGGCAGTGTATTCTACGTGGCCGTAGTTATCGTCATTTGATGCTACAAGCAGGCTATAAATAG
- the LOC119999727 gene encoding uncharacterized protein LOC119999727 isoform X2, with product MAHKGIQLGTISSQQVFSSINKWYGLSNALRRILQSNSTSKTALSEKVSSSTLWNRALFALSARSNAAEIDAILGLENNAKSLSIEEASYFREAVVALRLAKEVIKLQQGWRANAIAHLNRTGGFSRSLANSCTDWPLLLLELLSQAAEIDYFQPKLVINNIEVLQSAILADDSMVRGSLYHDSLIWRIIALGANERCLPVVLITSDSYYSYKAYIDFGFPDIFISRESFGWTPQEAKMHMVPHYFSHSEWTIIAEVLGPNARHLFELYALKQSSHYQKLIDDKASTFEDIIDIYLAYLQVAVVNPAMDKALEMLQKFAVDAHKGRISKDKLRFGAPWRHPPQTDNPTLCLEWAKLQLMDFVQTLVNTEFGVNYLADCSLEIFDDPSAVALLEVGLLYAQRDPSIIRPISRGIQRCLVRWLVQERMQMSFTDLLQFLWQCILRGRSYRHLMLQAGYK from the exons ATGGCGCATAAAGGCATCCAGCTCGGCACCATAAGCTCCCAGCAGGTCTTCTCCTCTATCAACAAATGGTACGGTCTTAGTAACGCTCTACGTAGGATACTCCAAAGTAACAGCACTTCCAAAACGGCGTTGTCGGAGAAGGTATCGAGTTCAACACTTTGGAACCGTGCGTTGTTCGCGCTATCTGCTCGATCAAATGCCGCAGAGATTGATGCTATTCTGGGATTGGAAAATAACGCGAAGAGTTTGTCAATTGAAGAGGCTTCCTATTTCAGGGAGGCAGTTGTGGCGTTGAGGTTGGCAAAGGAGGTGATTAAGTTGCAGCAAGGGTGGAGGGCTAATGCAATCGCTCACTTGAACAGGACGGGTGGGTTTTCTAGGTCGTTAGCAAATTCCTGTACCGATTGGCCTTTATTATTGCTAGAATTACTATCGCAAGCGGCAGAGATTGATTACTTTCAG CCGAAGTTGGTAATAAACAATATTGAAGTTCTTCAGAGTGCAATTCTGGCAGATGATTCAATGGTCCGTGGATCACTGTATCATGACAGTCTGATATGGAGAATTATTGCTTTGGGTGCAAATGAGAGGTGCCTGCCAGTGGTACTCATCACATCTGATAG CTACTATTCATACAAAGCCTACATAGATTTTGGATTTCCCGACATTTTCATCTCTCGTGAG TCCTTTGGATGGACTCCACAGGAAGCTAAAATGCATATGGTTCCTCATTACTTTAGTCATTCTGAG TGGACAATAATTGCTGAGGTGCTTGGGCCAAATGCTCGACATCTATTTGAGCTGTATGCACTGAAACAGAGCAGTCATTACCAGAA GCTGATTGATGACAAGGCCAGTACATTCGAAGACATAATAGACATTTATTTGGCATATTTGCAA GTTGCAGTGGTGAATCCTGCCATGGATAAAGCATTGGAAATGTTGCAAAAGTTTGCCGTTGATGCACACAAAGGCAGAATCTCGAAAGATAAATTACGGTTTGGTGCTCCTTGGAGGCATCCACCTCAGACAGACAATCCAACCTTGTGCCTTGAATGGGCTAAGCTTCAACTGATGGATTTTGTTCAGACTCTAGTAAATACAGAATTTGGG GTTAATTACCTAGCTGACTGTAGCCTAGAGATCTTCGATGATCCTTCTGCTGTTGCATTATTAGAg GTTGGTCTGCTATATGCACAACGGGATCCATCTATCATTCGCCCAATATCTAGAGGTATTCAAAGGTGTCTTGTCAGATG GCTTGTCCAAGAGCGAATGCAAATGAGTTTTACAGACTTGCTTCAGTTTCTATGGCAGTGTATTCTACGTGGCCGTAGTTATCGTCATTTGATGCTACAAGCAGGCTATAAATAG